In a genomic window of Pararhizobium gei:
- a CDS encoding polyamine ABC transporter substrate-binding protein, protein MLAGSLGAAHAADLVISNWDGYMAKDIAETFKAATGLEIEVVNHATNEEIMGKLMASQGKGYDIVFVSSPFAEILNHQSLVEPLDKAAIPNLSNLYPEAASLAYDPGNAYSVPYTWGTTGLCYRSDLVKTVPDSWMNLLAPSDDIKGKTTMLATDRWLMAAGELAKGYSVNETDPAKIAEVKDLLIAAKKTLLAYDDTTFYSKLVSAEASLVHAWDGWCNYGITENKDIKFVVPKEGSDLWVDTIVVMKGSEKKDAAMKFINFILDPTNHAWAAQNILYKVPNKAAMESLDKALIEQYPNMGMTPAELTKYELLRDLGAAQKDYSRAVSEIKASN, encoded by the coding sequence ATGCTGGCCGGCAGCCTTGGTGCGGCCCATGCTGCCGATCTCGTCATCTCGAACTGGGATGGCTATATGGCAAAGGACATCGCCGAGACGTTCAAGGCCGCGACCGGGCTTGAAATCGAAGTGGTCAACCATGCCACCAACGAAGAAATCATGGGCAAGCTGATGGCGAGCCAGGGCAAGGGCTACGACATCGTCTTTGTGTCGTCGCCCTTTGCCGAAATCCTCAATCACCAGAGCCTGGTCGAGCCGCTCGACAAGGCGGCCATTCCGAACCTGTCCAACCTCTATCCGGAAGCGGCAAGTCTTGCCTATGATCCCGGCAATGCCTATTCGGTGCCCTATACCTGGGGCACGACAGGGCTGTGCTATCGTTCGGATCTGGTCAAGACGGTACCGGACAGCTGGATGAACCTGCTGGCCCCGTCCGATGACATCAAGGGCAAGACCACGATGCTGGCGACCGACCGCTGGCTGATGGCGGCAGGCGAACTGGCCAAGGGCTACTCGGTCAACGAGACGGACCCGGCAAAGATCGCCGAGGTCAAGGATCTGCTGATCGCGGCGAAGAAGACGCTGCTCGCCTATGACGATACGACCTTCTATTCCAAGCTCGTCTCCGCCGAAGCCTCGCTGGTGCATGCCTGGGACGGCTGGTGCAATTACGGCATCACCGAGAACAAGGACATCAAGTTTGTCGTGCCGAAGGAAGGTTCGGATCTGTGGGTCGATACTATCGTCGTGATGAAGGGCTCGGAAAAGAAGGACGCGGCGATGAAGTTCATCAACTTCATCCTCGATCCGACAAACCATGCCTGGGCTGCCCAGAACATCCTCTACAAGGTGCCGAACAAGGCAGCGATGGAGAGCCTCGACAAGGCGCTGATCGAGCAATATCCGAACATGGGCATGACCCCTGCGGAACTGACCAAGTACGAGCTTTTGCGTGACTTGGGCGCTGCCCAGAAGGACTATTCCCGCGCTGTCAGCGAGATCAAGGCCTCCAACTAA
- a CDS encoding GntR family transcriptional regulator: MAIEPGRIHHRHVELAQKILDFASERGMSPGERLAEQALASHCNVSRTPVRKALQVLSERALITADAEGGFLLAVDPITVARLDDGGENDGETEVYSAILRDLSAGRITEAQTVAGLQRRYDVSRQTVQNALQKLAEDNLAERGAGQQWLLKQFALGTDAVAKSYEFRLATEPLTLTLPEFRRDLPALASLRQSMLILRSMSEADFDRKLFERTDFDFHMLVARGCGNPFMAEALTNHHRRRRANAAAGHVNTYRLMQSNLEHIQILEQIERGQMELAADLMRVHIQLSQSLRPRLAGRGVPPAFKLVSR, encoded by the coding sequence ATGGCGATAGAGCCGGGGCGCATTCATCACCGCCATGTGGAATTGGCGCAAAAAATACTGGATTTTGCCAGTGAGCGCGGCATGTCGCCGGGCGAGCGACTTGCCGAACAGGCGCTCGCCTCGCACTGCAATGTCTCCAGAACGCCGGTGCGCAAGGCCCTGCAGGTGCTTTCGGAACGAGCGCTGATCACCGCCGATGCCGAAGGCGGCTTTCTGCTGGCCGTCGATCCGATCACGGTGGCGCGGCTTGATGATGGCGGCGAAAACGATGGGGAAACAGAGGTCTATAGCGCCATCCTGCGCGATCTGTCGGCGGGACGGATCACCGAGGCGCAGACGGTTGCGGGTCTGCAGCGACGTTATGACGTCTCCCGGCAGACGGTACAAAACGCGCTGCAAAAACTTGCCGAGGATAATCTGGCCGAGCGCGGCGCCGGTCAGCAATGGTTGCTGAAGCAGTTCGCGCTGGGAACCGATGCGGTTGCCAAATCCTACGAATTCCGCTTGGCCACCGAACCGCTGACACTGACGTTGCCTGAGTTCCGCCGCGACCTGCCGGCGCTGGCGTCGCTTAGACAATCCATGCTGATCCTGCGCAGCATGAGCGAGGCGGATTTCGACCGTAAACTGTTCGAGCGCACCGATTTCGACTTCCACATGCTGGTGGCGCGGGGCTGCGGCAATCCCTTCATGGCGGAGGCGCTGACAAACCACCACCGGCGCCGGCGTGCCAACGCCGCAGCAGGCCATGTCAACACCTACCGGCTGATGCAATCCAATCTGGAGCACATCCAGATTCTCGAGCAGATCGAGCGTGGCCAGATGGAGCTTGCCGCCGATCTGATGCGTGTGCATATACAGCTGTCGCAATCGCTGAGACCGCGCCTTGCGGGTCGCGGCGTGCCCCCTGCCTTCAAGCTCGTATCGCGATAA
- a CDS encoding glycosyltransferase yields the protein MTDQKTIALFPEASYGAALNCVGIAQELRRLGARPVFICHPGFSGVFAEYGFAEYQLGGCGPVQTTDWNDFIGRHQDAFRQTPFEQLTSYVGPTWDAIVETAISVEEPLRQLLARLKPDAIVLDNVVMFPAVATAGVPWIRVVSCAETEIPDALVPPYLSGLAETPGSDWKTFSGTYDKVTAAAYKKFSTFVADCGLKPPAAPLFLDASPDLNLLLAPEIIRHRRAEPLDPQRFIFLDGCVRRETPYQAPRFASRNDAPLVLTSFGSLGAMDVDMLQRMIDVFATLPYRFLINAGHWRDEYVQVPDNVFLDNWFPQPSVVEQSSLFIHHGGNNSFCEALYYGVPSLVMPYCWDGHDNARRAEETGVGRMLDRYNWSPDQLAGVIDRLLSDRAMQARLQENASKMQAFAGATRAAEAILKLIG from the coding sequence ATGACAGATCAAAAGACCATTGCCCTCTTCCCCGAAGCAAGCTACGGCGCCGCCCTCAACTGTGTCGGCATCGCACAGGAACTGCGACGGCTCGGTGCTCGGCCCGTGTTCATCTGTCACCCAGGCTTTAGCGGCGTTTTTGCCGAATATGGCTTCGCCGAATATCAGCTGGGCGGCTGCGGACCGGTCCAGACGACCGATTGGAACGACTTCATCGGCCGCCATCAAGACGCCTTCCGGCAGACGCCCTTCGAGCAGCTAACCTCCTATGTCGGCCCTACCTGGGATGCGATCGTCGAGACGGCAATCAGCGTCGAGGAACCACTGCGGCAATTGCTGGCGCGCCTGAAGCCGGATGCCATCGTGCTGGACAATGTGGTGATGTTTCCGGCTGTGGCGACAGCCGGAGTGCCGTGGATCCGGGTGGTTTCCTGCGCCGAGACCGAGATTCCCGATGCCCTCGTCCCGCCCTATCTCTCCGGGCTTGCAGAAACACCGGGCTCCGATTGGAAGACCTTTTCCGGGACCTATGACAAAGTAACGGCCGCCGCCTACAAGAAGTTTTCCACCTTCGTGGCTGACTGCGGGCTGAAGCCGCCAGCCGCACCCTTGTTTCTCGACGCTTCGCCGGACCTCAATCTTCTTCTGGCGCCGGAGATCATTCGCCACCGCCGCGCCGAACCGCTTGATCCGCAGCGTTTCATCTTCCTGGATGGCTGCGTGCGCCGCGAGACGCCCTATCAGGCGCCGCGCTTTGCCAGCCGCAACGATGCCCCGCTGGTTCTGACCAGTTTCGGGTCGCTGGGCGCCATGGATGTCGACATGCTCCAGCGGATGATCGATGTCTTCGCCACCCTGCCCTATCGCTTCCTCATCAATGCCGGTCACTGGCGCGACGAATATGTTCAGGTCCCGGACAATGTCTTTCTCGACAACTGGTTCCCGCAACCGTCCGTCGTCGAGCAATCGAGCCTGTTCATCCACCACGGCGGCAATAACAGCTTCTGCGAAGCGCTTTACTACGGCGTTCCCTCGCTGGTGATGCCCTATTGCTGGGACGGGCATGACAACGCGCGCCGCGCCGAGGAGACCGGTGTCGGTCGTATGCTCGATCGCTACAACTGGTCGCCAGACCAACTGGCCGGCGTCATCGACAGGCTTCTATCCGACCGCGCCATGCAGGCGCGCTTGCAGGAGAACGCGTCGAAGATGCAGGCATTTGCCGGTGCTACCCGCGCCGCCGAGGCGATCCTCAAACTCATCGGTTGA
- a CDS encoding aldehyde dehydrogenase family protein, which yields MRHKLFIDGQWCAPVNGGTFPVVNPATEEVIHHAPAGTAEDIDLAVAAARRAFDTGPWPRMSGRERAGYLRAMAEKILERKQELGHLEVIDNGKPLPEAVWDIEDTAGCFSFYAGLAEELDDNPEETIALSEPRFSSKVVREPIGVAGAIIPWNYPLLMASWKVAPALAAGCTMVLKPSELTPLTALELAAIAEEVGLPAGVLNVVTGLGPDAGQPLSEHPDVDKLAFTGSVPTGAKIMAAAARDIKNVSLELGGKSPFVVFADSDIDKAVEWIMFGIFWNQGQVCSATSRVLVEESLYPALLERLVAEATKIQIGDGLEDGTLLGPLVSRGQHDKVLAMIARGRREGATIAHGGKRPHGLDTGYFLEPTILTDMGEDNTVWREEIFGPVVCVKTFRDEADAIRMANDSRFGLAAAVMSRDKTRCERVARAFRAGIVWINCSQPTFTEAPWGGYKQSGIGRELGRWGLNNYLEVKQITSFESDEPWGWYM from the coding sequence ATGCGGCATAAGCTTTTCATCGATGGTCAATGGTGTGCACCCGTCAACGGCGGCACGTTCCCGGTGGTCAATCCAGCAACGGAGGAGGTCATCCACCATGCCCCTGCCGGTACAGCCGAAGACATCGACCTTGCGGTTGCAGCAGCGCGGCGTGCCTTCGATACCGGCCCATGGCCAAGGATGAGCGGACGAGAGCGCGCCGGATATCTGCGCGCCATGGCCGAGAAGATTTTGGAGCGCAAGCAGGAGCTTGGGCATCTCGAAGTAATCGACAATGGTAAGCCGCTTCCGGAAGCCGTGTGGGACATCGAAGACACCGCTGGATGCTTTTCGTTTTATGCCGGGCTGGCGGAAGAACTGGACGACAACCCGGAAGAGACAATTGCGCTGTCCGAACCGCGTTTTTCGTCGAAGGTGGTGCGCGAGCCGATCGGTGTCGCAGGCGCCATCATTCCCTGGAACTATCCGCTGCTGATGGCCTCGTGGAAGGTCGCGCCGGCCCTTGCCGCCGGCTGCACCATGGTGCTGAAACCATCCGAACTCACACCGCTGACGGCACTGGAACTGGCCGCTATCGCGGAAGAGGTGGGGCTTCCGGCCGGCGTGCTGAACGTCGTGACCGGCCTTGGACCGGATGCCGGCCAGCCGCTTTCCGAGCACCCGGATGTCGACAAGCTGGCGTTCACCGGCTCGGTGCCAACAGGTGCGAAAATCATGGCGGCGGCAGCCCGCGACATTAAGAACGTCAGCCTCGAACTGGGTGGCAAGTCGCCCTTCGTCGTCTTCGCCGACAGCGATATCGACAAGGCCGTCGAGTGGATCATGTTCGGCATTTTCTGGAACCAGGGCCAGGTCTGCTCCGCAACTTCGCGCGTGCTGGTCGAGGAAAGCCTCTATCCGGCACTGTTGGAGCGGTTGGTGGCAGAGGCCACAAAAATCCAGATCGGCGATGGCCTTGAAGACGGCACGCTGCTCGGCCCGCTGGTCTCCAGGGGGCAACATGACAAGGTGCTGGCGATGATCGCCCGTGGGCGCCGTGAGGGCGCGACCATTGCTCATGGCGGCAAGCGCCCGCATGGTCTCGACACCGGTTATTTCCTCGAACCCACCATTCTGACTGATATGGGAGAGGACAACACCGTCTGGCGCGAGGAGATTTTCGGACCGGTGGTGTGCGTAAAAACGTTCCGCGATGAGGCAGACGCGATCCGCATGGCCAATGACAGCCGGTTCGGCCTTGCCGCCGCCGTCATGTCGAGGGACAAGACCCGCTGCGAGCGCGTCGCCCGCGCCTTTCGCGCCGGCATCGTCTGGATCAACTGCTCGCAACCAACTTTCACCGAAGCGCCTTGGGGCGGCTACAAGCAGTCCGGCATTGGTCGCGAACTCGGCAGGTGGGGGCTCAACAACTATCTGGAAGTCAAGCAGATCACCTCATTCGAGAGCGATGAGCCTTGGGGCTGGTATATGTAG
- a CDS encoding plasmid partitioning protein RepB C-terminal domain-containing protein yields MIGQHNFYVCQSDTRCHIRKPTCCLPGRVQVEAPARRPVSRSRGWERELAALQTQVKSVEETYSIDKLHLTVARGYVAKLLGNGRISRWLEHHRQEYLGEFRKLRRSISSLSFPGCFRGIGFGGNTQ; encoded by the coding sequence ATGATAGGGCAACATAACTTTTATGTTTGCCAGAGCGATACGCGCTGCCATATCCGAAAGCCAACTTGTTGCCTCCCAGGAAGGGTTCAGGTCGAAGCGCCGGCGCGCCGTCCGGTCAGCAGATCGCGCGGATGGGAGCGGGAGCTGGCAGCACTGCAAACGCAAGTTAAGAGCGTTGAAGAAACCTACAGCATAGATAAACTCCACCTTACCGTCGCGCGTGGATATGTCGCCAAGCTTCTTGGCAATGGCCGCATCAGCCGCTGGCTTGAACATCATCGCCAGGAATATCTCGGTGAATTCAGAAAATTGCGGAGATCAATCTCATCACTCTCCTTCCCAGGATGCTTTCGAGGCATAGGCTTTGGGGGGAATACCCAATAG
- a CDS encoding molybdopterin-dependent oxidoreductase, with the protein MMHIRVVLTSLALTALCFPTWAFALDKPKGEVILTVSAPHLDHPNIAETAQFDLPMLEALASHTGEMETPWTEGKVKFSGPLLRSILEAAGAHGTKLKIIALNDYSAEVPVEDAEKLDTILATRMNGDTMSVRDKGPLFLIYPFDKDASLFNEKYFSRSVWQIKTIEVSE; encoded by the coding sequence ATGATGCATATTCGCGTGGTTCTTACATCTCTAGCGCTAACAGCTTTATGCTTCCCGACCTGGGCTTTCGCGCTCGATAAGCCAAAAGGGGAAGTGATTCTCACCGTATCTGCTCCCCACCTTGATCATCCCAATATAGCCGAGACGGCACAGTTCGACCTTCCTATGCTCGAAGCTCTTGCAAGCCACACAGGGGAGATGGAAACACCCTGGACCGAAGGCAAAGTAAAATTCTCCGGGCCCTTGCTTAGGTCCATTCTGGAGGCGGCCGGCGCTCACGGCACAAAATTGAAAATCATTGCCTTGAATGACTATTCGGCCGAGGTTCCGGTCGAAGATGCTGAAAAGCTGGACACCATTCTTGCCACACGTATGAACGGAGACACGATGTCGGTGCGTGACAAGGGGCCGCTGTTTCTCATTTACCCTTTCGACAAGGACGCTAGCCTCTTCAACGAGAAATACTTCTCGCGCTCCGTCTGGCAAATCAAGACCATTGAGGTTTCCGAGTGA
- a CDS encoding ATP-binding protein, whose protein sequence is MTVSTRSSGDIIRKASKATFVLQSFAVLLLMGLVILFMDISQKYASFQDGVRENALWSVYQLDREARRLHETLHVMLAERDKSSGTVKALGTRYDILYSRMNILEKTSFERKFKLDSAVERQIADIRSIVFGKVSVFDALASHGSFEPATWAPIDDELEKLVSVTESLLVYTNNNVSTDRAEARQAVLALQLKSAWLVVLLVCCVVVLIFTLRRQLKSVRLAGLSLEAISNELNDAYLDAEAGNRAKSQFMATMGHEVRTPLNAILGTAELLELSPLPPSVAAGMHTIRRSGQALLEVINEILDFAKIEHGKLDIEVRVVDLQSVLATTIEMVRDRATEQGNQIVLHLPETFRIPVVATDPTRLRQVLLNLLSNAIKFTSNGTITLSVTEAGTSQNSILRFEISDTGIGIDEAGLCRLFQPFSQVDASISRKYGGTGLGLTICKQIIEAMMGRIGVESRKGKGSTFWFEIPVVAAVLPAPSAALGDHGLPGTLPILKILLVEDNLVNQQVAAGLLNHLGQKVTVVGDGFEAVDAAAHEEFDLILMDMQMPRMDGIEATRLIREAENDRESTPIIAMTANASEDDRRLCEEAGMTGFQSKPISLQQLRALIETQRLLMFEAPTGDVQDGDTENSFATRKAEIEAALGEETFAQLLSSFFDDAATLLEGLHEALAANDYRSADRLLHTMKGAASSVGLQRIADTSQQLRSGTMSENSIARLAETIGEFRQRLAA, encoded by the coding sequence GTGACGGTTTCCACCCGGAGCAGCGGCGACATCATCCGCAAAGCCAGTAAAGCGACATTTGTTCTCCAAAGCTTCGCGGTGCTGCTGCTGATGGGCCTTGTCATCCTGTTTATGGATATTTCCCAAAAGTACGCGTCATTTCAGGACGGTGTGCGCGAAAATGCTCTGTGGTCCGTCTATCAGCTCGACCGCGAGGCGCGTCGCCTACACGAAACACTTCACGTGATGCTGGCTGAAAGGGACAAGTCCAGTGGCACTGTTAAAGCGCTTGGCACCCGTTACGACATCCTCTACTCGCGAATGAATATTCTGGAAAAAACCTCGTTCGAAAGAAAATTCAAACTCGATTCTGCCGTTGAACGCCAGATCGCGGACATTCGTTCGATCGTCTTCGGCAAGGTCAGCGTTTTTGACGCTCTTGCTTCACATGGATCGTTCGAACCTGCGACGTGGGCCCCGATCGATGACGAGCTCGAGAAACTGGTGTCAGTAACCGAAAGCCTGTTGGTCTACACCAATAATAACGTCAGCACGGACAGAGCCGAAGCGCGTCAGGCAGTGCTCGCCTTACAACTAAAGTCCGCCTGGCTTGTGGTCCTTTTGGTATGCTGCGTGGTAGTGCTTATCTTCACTTTGCGCCGCCAGTTGAAATCCGTGCGTCTGGCAGGACTTAGCCTGGAGGCTATTTCCAACGAACTGAACGACGCCTATCTCGATGCTGAGGCTGGCAACCGTGCTAAGTCCCAGTTCATGGCAACGATGGGACATGAAGTCCGCACCCCTTTGAATGCCATTCTCGGTACCGCAGAATTGCTTGAGCTTTCGCCCCTGCCACCCTCGGTTGCAGCGGGGATGCACACCATAAGACGTTCAGGACAAGCCCTTCTTGAGGTCATCAACGAAATCCTGGATTTTGCTAAGATTGAGCACGGGAAGCTTGATATCGAGGTCAGGGTTGTCGACCTCCAATCAGTTCTAGCGACCACCATCGAGATGGTACGTGATCGTGCGACCGAACAGGGCAATCAGATCGTACTTCATTTGCCGGAGACCTTTAGGATCCCTGTTGTGGCTACGGATCCCACACGATTACGGCAGGTGCTTCTCAATCTCCTTAGCAACGCGATCAAATTCACCTCAAACGGGACAATCACTTTGAGCGTAACGGAAGCTGGAACGTCTCAGAATTCGATTCTCCGCTTCGAAATATCGGATACGGGCATCGGCATTGACGAAGCCGGGCTTTGCAGGCTCTTCCAGCCGTTCTCTCAAGTGGATGCCTCGATCAGTCGTAAATACGGCGGTACCGGGCTTGGCCTGACGATCTGCAAACAAATCATTGAAGCGATGATGGGCCGGATCGGTGTTGAAAGCAGGAAGGGGAAGGGAAGCACATTCTGGTTCGAAATACCTGTGGTTGCCGCTGTGTTGCCAGCTCCGTCAGCTGCCCTGGGTGATCATGGCCTGCCAGGAACGCTTCCAATTCTCAAGATACTTCTTGTTGAAGACAATCTCGTAAACCAGCAGGTCGCGGCTGGCTTACTCAACCACCTTGGCCAAAAAGTCACAGTTGTCGGCGACGGCTTCGAGGCAGTTGACGCGGCTGCTCATGAAGAATTCGATTTGATTTTGATGGACATGCAGATGCCGAGAATGGACGGGATCGAAGCGACGCGATTGATCCGCGAAGCGGAAAATGACCGAGAAAGCACGCCGATTATTGCGATGACGGCAAATGCGTCCGAGGATGATCGCAGACTGTGCGAGGAAGCGGGAATGACTGGATTCCAGTCGAAGCCCATTTCACTGCAGCAGCTCCGCGCGCTAATCGAAACTCAGCGCCTGCTTATGTTCGAGGCACCGACCGGAGACGTTCAAGACGGCGATACCGAAAATTCATTCGCTACGCGAAAAGCCGAAATCGAAGCGGCGCTCGGAGAGGAAACCTTCGCGCAACTTCTATCAAGCTTCTTCGATGATGCCGCAACACTTCTCGAAGGGCTGCATGAAGCGTTGGCTGCGAACGACTATCGCAGTGCTGACCGTCTTCTTCACACGATGAAGGGCGCGGCTAGCAGCGTCGGGCTTCAGCGGATCGCAGACACCTCACAGCAACTTCGCAGCGGGACCATGTCTGAAAACAGCATCGCACGACTTGCAGAAACCATAGGCGAATTCAGGCAACGCCTCGCCGCATAG